The sequence GCTGCTGGAGCGGCCCGGCCGCGCCTTGGCTAAGCGCGGTCTAAACCTGCGCGCTGCCGAgcctgcccgggggggggggggggggggggggggggaagagcgTGTCTCTGCCCTTTCCCGGTGTGGAATGAGACGGCTGCGGGCGGGGGGACAGACAGacgggacggacggacggacgggcggccggcggggagcccTGGGCGCCGGGCTGGGGTCCGTGGGAACGCTGGCGGTAATGACCGTAAGGGTGCAAAACGCGTCCCGAAATCCACGGGGCAAAGGCTCGTACACGCGAACTGCTGCAGCCGCTTGACGCTGTTTCCCGGACGTTTCTTTTTATGAAGTTTCTGGGTACTTTTTTAATAGAGGCTTTTTTCCTCTATAATCAGCTTTCTTTTGCTGGATTCATTCAGTGATGCGATAATCCAATGTTGGTAATATCGCAGTTCATTAACATAATGAATCAGAAGGAAGAGGCTGATTATAAATCAGAAAGCTTCTATTTATGTGAAATATCTTGGCAACTGGCAGCGGTGAGGAAGACAGTAGAAGGAATACCGGGCAGTAAACGGGACTTCGGGAACGCGGTTGCAGGGGTTCTCAGGTGCGCTCTCTGCGATTTAAAACGCCCGCGCCCTTCCGAAGACAGCCGTGCCCGCTGGAGGCAGCGGTGCTGATTTGGGGGAAATAATTGGGCTCCTGCGGCCTCGGTCCTCGCCGCAGAGCCCTCCCAAGCGGTGCTGTGGCTCCGTGTGTTTGCACCGGCCGGGCTGCGCCGAGAGGCTCGGCGAGGAGCCGGGGGAGGCGAAGCCGGGGTGCTGCGGGTCCGGCGGggtgcccgctcctgccccatGGGCTGGCGCCGCTCCTGCCGCTGGACCAGAGCACTTCGAAAGTTGCTCATCAGCCTGCGTCTCCTGCAAACGCAGAGGACGGCAGAGATGCAAGCATTTGTAGGAAAAGTCAAGTTTCGTGTTGTTTTGAGTTTATAAACTCTGGCACCAGACCCTTTTTCTGCGCTCCGTGTTTGACAGCAttttgtccccatccccgctgGGGACAAGAAGGCTTTCCCATGACAAAACACCGGAGCCGCTTTAAAGCGGATTTTTACGAGCCCCGGTGAGTTTCAGCACCCACGCCGAGGCTGTTCGTggccgggcggccgcggctccCGGTGCCACGGAGGTTCCCTGCGGGCTGAGCCGCACGGCCCGGCCGCAGCCTGCCCCAAAACGGAGGGCACGGAAAGccaaatgcacttttttttttttttttttttaaattgagggCACGTGTTGCCCGTGATTCAGTCAGTTAAGCAGTTGCAAGAGATAAATGAGATAAATACGAATAACGCGAGCTTGCGGCTTCGGCCAGGGTGGTGCTGGCGGTGAGagcgggccgggagcgggggtACCCGGTGGGGAAGGGTCGCCTGGAGGCTCCGGGAGGGGGGTAGGGGCGAGCTGCTGAGAGCATTGCCCCCTTTTCACGCGTCTTCCCAaagcccccgccgcggccgtgTCGCAGGGCAAAGTCCGGAGAGCGGCCGGGCCGCTGGTGCGGGAGCAGGTGGGCAgcgaggggggggggcggggggcgaacGGTGCGGGGCAAAGCCGGCCCCGGTGTGAGATCCGCCCGCGGGAGCCCTCGGGAGGGGGCGGCCGTGtcgccagcagccccggctgccagcCCGGGCGCGGGTGCCCGTCCCACGCCGCTCGCCCCCTCCGCCGGCACAGCCCCGGCGCCCACCCGCGTCCCGTCCGCTTGCGGCTGCTCCCGGGCTCGAACGCGGCCGGTAGCCCCCGCCGGGACCCGCCGTGCCGCCTCCGGCCCCTGCCTCTCTCCGCGGAGCTCGGGCGCGGGTGGCAGCGCAGCCCGGCTCTCTGGGGGGGTACCCGGGCTCCAAACctgaaggggcggggggggagggagaggcgCGGGGGCCTTAGGGAGCGGGCACGGACCGCGCCgtcgggggccgggggctggggagggcgaGAGCCCCGAGGAgagcgctgcccccgccccggcccggggagGTGCGGGGCCCGCGAAGCCCCTCCGTGGGGGGACCCTCGTGGGCGACACGCGGGGGCCGGCTGGCACGCTCGAGGCCCGGCGGGCTCGCTTAAAAATCATGCGAATGCTGCCGTGAAACGGCTTAAAACGGGGGAAAAGGACGAGTCCTGCGGGGACCCGGCGGCTTGGGAAAGGCATGTGTCAGTTTAGCCGTAGTGTTGACTTAAGCGAAAGTGCTAAGCCATTCCTAAACCTAAGTCAATACAGACTTAAGCCAAAATTGTTATTAACGAGCTCTAATCTGATTTAAGAGCCTCCGAGCGAGCCGTGTCTACACGAGGGGAGAGGAGGCGCCTTGCGCTGCGCTCCGCGGTGCCCGGGcccccggggggcagcgggaggggtCGGCGCCGGTGGGCGaaggcagccccgggggggaggaggaggaggaagagggcggCGGCTTTCAGGGCGGTGCTGGCTCCTGGGGAGAGCCGGGCCGCTGTGGTTTGGGCTGCCCGCTGATCTCCGTCTGCGGGGTAACCTCTTAAATCTGTACGCGGCTCGGCTGGCGTGGGGACCCCCGTCCCGGGGGGCGGCGTGGGGTGAGGCCGGGCTGTGCAAACGCCTCCGGGCCGGCGTGGCCGCGGTttgccggggctgccgggccccCTCGGCCGTGCCCGGCCCGGGGGTGGTGCCGAGGGCCGGCAGCTCCGCTCGCTCGGGGGAGGGACATgccagtgcatttttttttttttttttttttttttcccccgtccCGATGGGGCAGTTGAGCCCTCCACTCCACCCCCCAGTGGGggcctttcttttcttccccaccagctTTGAGCAGCCCTGTTTCAGATTGGCCTTTTTATGTTTGATATAAAGAATAGTTGTTGGCCAATTCCATCTTTTCATCGCTGCTCTCCAGGCCCGGGTCCAAGCGGCTTGTCAGATGCTCATTAACTCCCCCTTTGGCTCTTTCCAGTGTGTCTCCTAAGCTCATTGTGCCAAGAACTAGCGCTTCTTTCTCTTTACACGgctccctttctctgctccaTCAGGGAGACAAATTACTTTCCAAAAGGGATCGCCAGGGATGGTTTAATGAGAATTTCTCTAGGGCTGGCCGTGGAAATCAATGTAGTTAACATTCGGTGCACTTAATTGgacttttctcttctgcctccttCAAAAAAACTCTGAAGCTATCCTGTTAATCTCTCATTTGTAATCAATTGTGTTGACTAAACAAAAGTCTAGGTCGTCCTTTCTTCCTGTCCCAGACAATCCTTTGTTGCCTCTAAATGCCTCATTCTTGAGTGCTCCTGGTCGTGTAGATGGGTCCGATTGTTGACAGTTCATTATTGCGCTTTTGTCCATTTAATCTCCCTCGCTGTGTTTTGCATGTGCATGCCTTAATGAGCTCCGTTGGCAATTAACATGTTTCTAGCAGCAAACTGGTTGCTCAGACGTTTGGAGAGCGGTAGTGCAGGGAAAAGGGCAACGCAGCTGCCTTGAGGTTGTTCGCTTCCCGGtgcccgccgcgctgccgggccccgccgggACGCACCTGGGTGCCGCctgcccgggggggcggcgggccgggccgggcgggccgaGGGGGGAAGCCCGGCGGTGCTGGCACAGCCCCCGCTGCACGGAGGCACCtctaacccccccccccccccccccgaggcaCCGGCACCGCTCAATCTGTTGTGTGCGCGGCTGCGGCGCCGGGAGAGGGGGTTCTGTGCGGGTTTTGTGCTATTATTGAGGCTTGCTGGCAAGGGTGCCGAAGTGTGAGCAGTCGTGGACAGCAGAAACATCTTGTGAGGGAGAAGATAATTGGAGTCTCtggcgtgtgtgtgtctgaCAGAGCCGCCCCTCCCCCGCCATCCGCCGCTTGTGTGTGCCGGGATCCGGGTGAGatcccggggggggccgggccccgggccggCCGGCGGCGAGCGCGCTGCGGTGGCCGCTTCCCCGGGAGCCCGAGGTCGGGGGAGGCCGGAGCGATGCCCGGGGCGGGCTGCCCGccacccccgggggggggcgaGGTGACCAAACCCGGCCAGCGTGGCCCTTCGGGGTGCCCCGGGGATGCCCCTTCTCACAGGCGGCTCTGCAAACAACGTcgctttatatatatatatatatatgtaaaaaaaaaaagcgaaaAGAACGCGCTCCCTGCATTCCCTCCACGGCAGCGGGTCGCCCTCGCCCGCCGGAGCGCTGGGGGAGCAGCCTGTGCGGCCCGCAGCCGCGCCCGGCTCCCGCTCCGCAGCCGgctggcagccccggcctctccCCGGCgcccgggggcgggggaagcGCCGCTTCCCCGGGCCTGGCAGCGGgaccggccccgccgccgcgccccgctcccctgctccggcacctCGTCCCGCCGTGGCCTGCCCCCCGCACAGTGTCCCCGCGGAGGGGGGGtcccctcccgctgccccccggcccgggcgctGTCCCGCCCCGTCTgtcgcggcggcggggggagcggggctcggcgggcgcTTGCGGCCGCGACCCGCTGCGAGGGGTTCGGCGGCAGCCCCTTCGCTTGGGGGACGGGTCCCCCCCGACAAGGTTTCCCAGAGCGGTGACTTACGGCGACGGggcttgcatttttctttcattctttcttttttaaaattccctttTAACCTCAAACTCTCCCAAAATCCTTTAACAAATTCTGACGCGATCTTTCCCCGCTGCCGGGATCACTGGGCATCCTTTCCCGCTCCGACCCCAATCGTCAAAACGCTCCTTCTGGCACTTAAAAATGCAACCCCCGAGAAACTCTGAGATCGCCCCCGTCCCTCCAGCGGGGAGCACGGGGCCCAccggcccccggcccgctcccgGGGGAGCGCGGAGCATCGCAGCCGCATCGCGACTCCAGCAAGCCGGAGCGCGGGGGTCGCCTCCCGTCCCTGCGCTCGGCGGGGAGCTGTGCTCCTCCTCGCCTCCCACCGTTTAACCACTCAATTAAGCGGGGAAAGGTGAACTCCCCGTTCCGCCGTCCCCAGGCATTTTGGCGTCTCGCTCGTTCCCCTCTTCATTGGCAAGCCCGGCCCGGGCAGCACGCACACGCACGGCCGGCTCGGTCTCCTTTCTCCGCTAGAATAATATTGTTCCTAACGACGTGGCCGGAATAGACACTCGCATATTAGAAgtgagggagggggggagaggagaagggaataTTTAGCGTAATCCAAGTGCTTGATTATCCATATTCTGATCAAAAAGAGTTTCTGAGGCCTGCTGGGAGTGATTAAATTAATGTAATGCGGTTTGAAGGgtctgtgttttctctcttaatTTGGGTCATTACTCGGAAAGCAAGCGTGAGATCATTTCATCTGCATGCGGGGAAAGACAGGCAGCCAGCAGCGGCTCAGACACGCCGGGAGGAAGCGACCCCGGCGAGCGGCGCTGGGACAGCCCGAGCCGCCCTCCGCGACGCCGGCcggggccccggggccgccccgccgcggtCCCGGGGGGCAGCAGCCCTCGCAAAGCCGCCCGGTCCCCTCCCGCCCTCGCTTTGTTCCCTGCGGGGCCCCGGGCGGGCTCTGCagcggccgggcccggctcccccgccgccggcccggctcCCGGCGCGCCGCAAGCCGCGTTcacaccgggggggggggggggggggggggcggaaagaAGCGGCGCTCAGCCCGGTCCCCGCCCGGAGCGGGGCCGAGGTGGGAAATGAGAGACCTGCGAAGGGCCGGTTTATTGTCCCATGAtagatatatatagatatatatatatatattcctcaCTTATTCGAGCGTACATTTAAAATGGAGATTTACAGACACGTATCAAGAGCGCTGTCCTGGCGGGGGGCGGCCAGCCCGGCCCCTCCCGGCGGCGCAAGGCGCCGTTAAATAAGATTCCTCTTATATACAACTGCGGCTCGGGATGGCTTGCTACCGGCGGCTGAGCTCgctggggaaaaagagagagaaggaaaggctgGTTCGGATAAATAGTGCTGGCCTGGTGGAGCAGGTCCGAGTGGGGCGGTGCGCCGGGCCCTTAGCTCTGCCCGCTGCGCCCAGgctcccgcggcggcggcggtggcggcggaGCGCTGGAGACGCTGTCGTGCAACTTTCGGACGTGCTTCTTTAAATCAAAGTTTCTGCAAAATCCTTTCCCGCAAGTGACGCACGTAAAGGGCTTCTTGTCGTTGTGGGTGTGCATGTGGAAAGTCAAGTTATAGATCTGGTGGAAGGCTTTGTTGCAAATGGTGCACTTGTACTGCTTCTCTCCGCTGTGGGTCAGCTTGTGGTTCTTGTAGTTGCCTGCgagagaggaaaaaggtgaaaaagggGGTTACCCGAGGGTGCCCGGGCCGCACAGGTAAGGcagggcggggcagggggggcatTAGGAAgtgtcccccccgcccgcctTGTCAAACTCGGTGCCCGTCACGGCGGAGCAGCGCGCAAGTGGCACGGCACAAATGAGAGGCAGGGTCAGCCCGGTGACCCGCGGCAAATGGAGGGCTCTGGATTAGGACCAAGGCCCGGCACCtctcatttaaaaagcatttaggGAGAACCGTCAGCGGTGCCCGGCGATGCGGCCCGGCTTAGAGGGAAGGTAAttgggagcggcggcggcggctctgCCCGCGCCCCTCTCGTCCCCCAGCCGGGCAGGGCTCGCCGCGTTTAATCCCCGCTAATGATGGGCGAGGGGCCCGCGggggcccccggcccggcccggctcggcccggcccggcccggctcaCCTTTCTGGTGGAAGCCCTTGCCGCAGAACTCGCAGACGAAGGGCTTGTAGCCGGCGTGGATGCGGATGTGGGTGTTGAGCGTGGAGCTCCTGTTGAACGCCTTCCCGCACTGGTTGCACTTGTGGGGTTTCTCCTGCACCGGGGGGGGCGAGAGGCCCGTcagggggggctgcggggagggggggggggagccgccgcctcccgcaccccgcctgcccccccccccccacctacCTGGGTGTGGATGATTTTGTGCCGGCACAGGGTGCTGGCCTGGCGGAAGCCCTTCCCGCAGACCTTGCACACGAACGGCCTGGCCCCCGTGTGCACCGGCATGTGGCGGGTGAGGTTGTAGTGCGCGTTGAACACCTGCGGGGAAGCGCCGGGAAGGCGAAGGTCAGGCACGGCGGggccgacccccccccccccgcgcgcccccccccccccgagccggCACCCCCCTTACCTTGCCGCAGACCTCGCAGGTGAAGTTTTTGGGCTTGCcctccgccgcgccgccgccgccgccccccagcTTGGCGTGGCCCTTggggggggccgccgccgcgctccgccgccgccgcctccttcATCACCTGGTCCAGGTGCCCCGGCAGCCGCTCCTTGTGggcgaagggcggcggcggcggcagcttctcggccgccagccccgccagcTTGGCGTTCTCCAGCAGGAAAAGCTTCTGGTGGGCCGAGAGcccccccggcggcggggcgcccAGCAGGCCGGCCGGGAAGAGCTGTCCGTGCAGGAGGTCGGCCGGGTGGTACGCGGCGTCCAGGTAGTTGAAGTAGTAgagggagcggggggcggccggcacGGCCCCGGCTTGGTG is a genomic window of Pelecanus crispus isolate bPelCri1 chromosome 7, bPelCri1.pri, whole genome shotgun sequence containing:
- the FEZF2 gene encoding LOW QUALITY PROTEIN: fez family zinc finger protein 2 (The sequence of the model RefSeq protein was modified relative to this genomic sequence to represent the inferred CDS: deleted 1 base in 1 codon) — its product is MASSGTLETVMPSSCPRHDGRAAAANPSKTLAFSIERIMAKTSEPKPAFEQRHGGPGPEPEPGKKPLSLCSPLPCVIPIPPLGYEVPSKTLLNYSELWKSSLRGGAGLCKANCGVCCKAELALGQPSGRLIKPQVIHQAGAVPAAPRSLYYFNYLDAAYHPADLLHGQLFPAGLLGAPPPGGLSAHQKLFLLENAKLAGLAAEKLPPPPPFAHKERLPGHLDQVMKEAAAAERGGGPPKGHAKLGGGGGGAAEGKPKNFTCEVCGKVFNAHYNLTRHMPVHTGARPFVCKVCGKGFRQASTLCRHKIIHTQEKPHKCNQCGKAFNRSSTLNTHIRIHAGYKPFVCEFCGKGFHQKGNYKNHKLTHSGEKQYKCTICNKAFHQIYNLTFHMHTHNDKKPFTCVTCGKGFCRNFDLKKHVRKLHDSVSSAPPPPPPPREPGRSGQS